The Parabacteroides sp. AD58 genome includes a window with the following:
- a CDS encoding sialidase family protein, whose amino-acid sequence MTVHFLRATVPVLAGETVNPVGYIQIIQTPGEKTRLTSLAYDLSGTTDLGDIEQLSLYACQKDGRIKTSDLLAFSDISSPTGSFRLNIPLEADTSYYGLAVRLKKETSLQHRVLVNCPEITLNGKTYPVQGSFKEGLRTGIALRKHRQDGVHTSRIPGLITSKEGTLLAIYDARWESGRDLQGDIDIALNRSEDGGQTWQPMQRILDQHEWGGLPEKYNGVSDACILLDEHTGDLYVAGLWMHGVLDRNTGKWVEGLTQDSTRWIHQWQAKGSQPGLGVKETSQFLITKSTDDGKTWSEPVNITAATKRPEWWLFAPAPGHGITLKDGTLVFPTQGRDENGLPFSNITYSQDGGKTWTTSNPAYSNTTECMAVQLENGDIMLNMRDNRNRGVVSPNGRRICTTSDLGKTWKEHPTSHAVLTEPTCMASIHKHHYTKDGQPKSVLVFMNPNSYNERNRLTVKFSFDDGQTWPEKYWILLDEWGGAGYSCITSIDEQTLGVVYEGSGANLIFQQIDVKDICR is encoded by the coding sequence CTGACGGTTCATTTTCTCCGTGCCACCGTACCGGTTTTAGCTGGAGAAACGGTGAATCCGGTCGGATACATACAGATTATCCAGACGCCGGGAGAGAAAACGCGCCTGACAAGCCTGGCGTATGATTTATCAGGTACGACAGATTTAGGTGACATCGAACAGCTGTCATTGTATGCCTGTCAGAAAGACGGACGGATCAAGACGTCTGATCTACTTGCCTTTTCGGATATTTCGTCTCCAACCGGATCTTTCCGATTAAATATTCCCTTAGAAGCAGATACAAGCTATTATGGACTGGCGGTCCGGCTGAAGAAAGAAACGTCTTTGCAGCATCGGGTGTTGGTCAACTGCCCGGAAATTACTCTCAACGGAAAGACATATCCCGTTCAAGGCTCTTTCAAAGAAGGATTGCGCACAGGCATTGCCCTTCGGAAACACCGGCAAGACGGCGTACACACCAGTCGCATTCCGGGATTGATCACCTCGAAAGAAGGAACGCTCCTGGCCATCTATGACGCCCGCTGGGAATCCGGACGGGATTTGCAAGGAGACATCGACATTGCCCTGAACCGAAGTGAAGACGGCGGGCAAACCTGGCAACCCATGCAACGGATACTCGACCAGCACGAATGGGGCGGACTTCCGGAAAAATACAACGGCGTGAGTGATGCCTGCATCCTGCTGGATGAGCATACCGGCGATTTATATGTAGCCGGCTTGTGGATGCATGGGGTGTTAGACCGGAATACCGGAAAATGGGTAGAAGGTCTGACGCAAGACAGTACGCGCTGGATTCATCAGTGGCAGGCAAAGGGTTCACAGCCGGGCTTGGGAGTCAAAGAGACATCCCAGTTCCTGATTACGAAGAGTACCGACGACGGGAAGACCTGGAGCGAGCCTGTCAACATCACCGCGGCCACCAAAAGGCCGGAATGGTGGCTGTTTGCACCGGCACCGGGACACGGCATTACTTTGAAAGACGGAACACTGGTCTTCCCTACACAGGGACGAGACGAGAACGGCCTTCCTTTCTCCAATATCACATACAGTCAGGATGGCGGAAAAACCTGGACGACCAGCAATCCGGCTTATTCCAATACAACCGAATGCATGGCTGTCCAGCTTGAAAACGGAGACATCATGCTCAATATGCGCGACAACCGGAATCGCGGCGTCGTCTCGCCCAACGGACGGAGAATCTGTACCACATCCGACCTGGGCAAGACCTGGAAAGAACACCCGACGTCGCACGCCGTACTTACGGAACCAACCTGCATGGCTTCTATCCACAAGCATCATTATACAAAAGACGGGCAACCGAAGTCGGTGTTAGTCTTCATGAATCCCAATTCATACAACGAGCGCAACCGGCTGACCGTCAAATTCAGCTTTGACGACGGCCAAACCTGGCCCGAGAAGTACTGGATCTTACTGGACGAATGGGGCGGAGCCGGATATTCCTGCATCACGTCGATCGACGAACAAACCCTCGGCGTCGTCTACGAAGGCAGTGGTGCGAACCTCATCTTCCAGCAGATTGATGTGAAAGATATTTGCCGATAA
- a CDS encoding DUF3987 domain-containing protein, with amino-acid sequence MTFGELTNYMARHVYLEEMTRKARACLLAADQNGYEWIKRSEVLAITPNAYFEAGRKNDDQHTYATGVMMFDWDHIEGDLNALVERIAAHPSICLVTKSLSGKGVHAFARVEGVTDENFKTVYAAVGSRLDSVAGYAFDRQCNNFSRLMVLAHDPDLRVRQDAKPFQAGALLADSSEMTVPAAAEPTALSRYLSVAQAGLNLAEGNRHSELVSLAACLNRKGFQADEVIPELVKRYAQPGFDAREITSTVNDVYRRYAADFGVNQKPVEAVTERKVQKVQKVQKVHCAPDADTYLKGVACERPLVESFREQLPLLLQKAIDESQSADVQWAMLLAGLSVYSAMPVDVHFMEEDECYLPISCIWVGESTSGKGRIKVAADIHRLFAKAVARDFEANEIIPAKSRLKEWEARQEAIRKLKDEVEGGWEERPLVPENKFLQTSMSTSESQFVRRLLTNQPYTTLRFTEEIGTVCENTKRDYGVSRSNLRAGLEGGRMSLDYKDGGFICVDNARMVDLYAGTPGAFQQFIDNQEDGLSHRFLYAVLDYNPAYKRLRTGQRMDRAYWDAMEGRIRTFKVNCENQHMEILFPAPVMDLIEDLLEDLCNRYACYANPSFLSYIRRMRKKAMQLCALLTFMQACEENLPYAGYSAEKPRRVDCRLDVARLVVSWIPYLVYTAACMIAPLRKNETAEVKLDDLKTEQLLASLPSDFSTEDFDQAASRLQISRSTAMRRRKIWLENGVLVRVSHGKYQKRESLS; translated from the coding sequence ATGACGTTCGGCGAACTGACGAACTATATGGCCCGTCATGTGTATTTGGAAGAAATGACACGGAAGGCCCGCGCTTGTCTGCTGGCTGCTGATCAGAACGGTTATGAGTGGATCAAGCGGTCGGAAGTGCTGGCCATTACCCCGAATGCTTATTTTGAGGCGGGGCGGAAAAACGATGATCAGCATACGTATGCTACGGGTGTCATGATGTTTGATTGGGATCATATTGAAGGTGACTTGAATGCGTTGGTCGAACGCATCGCGGCTCATCCTTCGATCTGCTTGGTAACCAAAAGCCTGAGTGGTAAAGGTGTACATGCCTTCGCCCGGGTGGAAGGTGTTACAGATGAGAATTTTAAAACCGTGTATGCGGCTGTCGGTTCACGCCTTGACTCGGTGGCCGGATATGCTTTTGACCGGCAATGCAATAATTTTTCCCGCCTGATGGTGCTGGCTCACGACCCCGATCTGCGTGTCCGCCAGGATGCCAAGCCGTTTCAGGCCGGGGCGCTCTTGGCCGATTCTTCGGAGATGACGGTTCCCGCAGCGGCCGAACCGACGGCCCTGTCCCGCTATTTGTCGGTGGCCCAGGCGGGGTTGAACCTGGCTGAAGGCAACCGCCACAGCGAGCTGGTTTCGCTGGCTGCCTGTCTGAACCGGAAAGGTTTCCAGGCGGATGAGGTGATTCCGGAGCTGGTGAAGCGGTATGCGCAGCCGGGCTTCGACGCGCGTGAAATCACGTCGACCGTCAACGATGTTTATCGTCGGTATGCTGCCGATTTTGGGGTGAATCAGAAACCGGTCGAGGCCGTTACGGAGCGAAAAGTTCAAAAAGTTCAAAAAGTTCAAAAAGTTCACTGTGCCCCCGACGCGGATACTTACCTGAAAGGGGTTGCCTGCGAGCGGCCTCTCGTGGAATCGTTCCGCGAGCAATTGCCCCTGCTACTGCAAAAGGCGATCGACGAAAGCCAGTCGGCCGATGTACAGTGGGCCATGCTCCTGGCCGGCCTGTCGGTCTATTCGGCCATGCCGGTCGATGTCCATTTTATGGAAGAAGACGAATGCTATCTGCCGATCAGCTGTATCTGGGTGGGCGAATCGACTTCCGGAAAAGGGCGCATCAAGGTGGCGGCTGACATCCATCGGCTGTTTGCCAAGGCGGTAGCCAGAGACTTCGAGGCGAACGAGATCATTCCTGCCAAGAGCCGGCTGAAAGAATGGGAAGCCCGGCAGGAAGCCATCCGCAAGCTGAAGGATGAAGTGGAGGGCGGATGGGAAGAACGTCCGCTGGTGCCCGAAAACAAATTCCTGCAGACGTCGATGAGCACTTCCGAATCGCAGTTCGTACGCCGGCTGCTGACAAACCAGCCTTACACGACGCTCCGCTTTACCGAAGAGATCGGAACGGTGTGCGAGAATACGAAGCGCGACTACGGGGTTTCGCGCAGTAACCTGCGGGCCGGACTGGAAGGCGGACGGATGAGCCTCGATTACAAAGACGGCGGCTTCATCTGTGTAGACAATGCCCGCATGGTCGATCTCTATGCCGGAACGCCCGGCGCTTTTCAGCAATTTATTGATAATCAGGAAGACGGTCTTTCGCATCGCTTCCTCTATGCCGTGCTCGATTACAACCCGGCTTATAAACGCCTGCGGACGGGACAGCGCATGGACCGTGCGTATTGGGATGCCATGGAAGGCCGTATCCGGACGTTCAAGGTGAATTGCGAGAACCAGCACATGGAAATCTTGTTTCCCGCTCCGGTGATGGATCTGATTGAAGACCTGCTCGAAGACCTCTGCAACCGTTATGCCTGCTATGCCAATCCGTCTTTTCTCTCGTATATCCGACGAATGCGCAAGAAGGCGATGCAGCTGTGTGCCTTGCTGACTTTCATGCAGGCCTGCGAAGAGAATCTTCCGTATGCCGGTTATTCGGCCGAGAAGCCGCGACGGGTCGACTGCCGGCTGGACGTTGCCCGTCTGGTGGTCAGCTGGATTCCGTATCTGGTTTACACGGCAGCCTGTATGATTGCCCCGCTGCGTAAGAACGAAACGGCCGAGGTGAAGCTCGACGACCTGAAGACCGAACAGCTGCTGGCTTCGCTCCCCTCGGATTTTTCTACGGAAGACTTTGATCAGGCGGCTTCCCGTCTGCAGATCAGCCGGAGCACGGCCATGCGCCGCCGGAAGATCTGGCTCGAGAACGGGGTTCTCGTGCGTGTCTCTCACGGGAAATACCAGAAGCGGGAATCGCTCTCATAG
- a CDS encoding pyridoxamine 5'-phosphate oxidase family protein, with translation MKTLVHVDNEQIESVMKQCSICFVGMADTDGTPYVIPMNFGYKDGTLYLHSAQEGRSISILNRNPRVCISFCPTTELAYQNVEVACSYRMRASSVICWGNVVFEEDYDKKVEALDILMKQYTDRPFTYGRPAVLNVKVWRVDIDEITCKEFGAPYRR, from the coding sequence ATGAAGACACTGGTACATGTTGACAACGAACAGATCGAATCTGTAATGAAACAATGTAGTATTTGTTTCGTGGGAATGGCGGATACCGATGGAACGCCGTATGTGATCCCGATGAATTTTGGTTACAAAGACGGAACGCTTTACTTGCATTCGGCTCAGGAAGGCAGAAGCATTTCGATCTTGAACCGGAATCCGCGTGTTTGTATTTCTTTTTGTCCGACAACCGAACTGGCCTATCAGAATGTAGAGGTGGCATGCAGTTACCGGATGCGGGCCAGCAGCGTTATCTGTTGGGGAAATGTCGTCTTTGAAGAGGATTACGACAAGAAAGTCGAGGCGCTCGATATCCTGATGAAACAGTACACCGACCGTCCTTTTACCTATGGTCGTCCGGCTGTCCTGAACGTCAAGGTCTGGCGGGTGGATATCGACGAGATTACCTGCAAGGAATTCGGAGCTCCGTACCGGAGATAA
- a CDS encoding succinate dehydrogenase/fumarate reductase cytochrome b subunit, producing the protein MWLLNSSIGRKLIMSISGLFLILFLLFHLSMNVAAVFSGEAYNTICGLLGSNWYAIVGTLVLAAGVVVHFVYAVMLTLQNRRARGNDRYALNSRPKGVEWASQNMFVLGLIVILFMILHFTQFWYHMMFAELAGIHGDIHPQDGAAFINYYFQGNIVNTVLYLVWFGALWFHLTHGFWSAIQTLGWSNTIWLSRWECISKWVATIICGLFAIITIVFYLNGVGA; encoded by the coding sequence ATGTGGTTACTTAATTCTTCTATCGGGAGGAAACTGATAATGAGTATATCAGGACTCTTCCTAATTCTGTTTTTATTGTTCCACCTGTCGATGAACGTAGCGGCAGTATTCTCTGGCGAGGCGTATAATACGATCTGCGGTTTACTGGGCAGTAACTGGTACGCTATCGTGGGAACACTCGTTTTGGCAGCAGGTGTAGTGGTTCACTTCGTGTATGCAGTGATGTTGACATTGCAGAACCGTAGAGCTCGCGGTAACGACCGTTATGCACTGAATTCACGTCCGAAAGGCGTAGAATGGGCATCACAGAACATGTTCGTACTGGGCTTGATCGTGATTCTGTTCATGATCCTTCACTTCACACAGTTCTGGTATCACATGATGTTTGCTGAACTGGCAGGTATCCATGGAGACATCCATCCGCAGGACGGAGCAGCTTTCATCAACTACTACTTCCAGGGTAATATTGTGAACACAGTATTGTATCTGGTATGGTTCGGAGCTTTGTGGTTCCACCTGACTCACGGATTCTGGTCAGCTATCCAGACATTAGGCTGGAGCAACACGATCTGGTTGAGCCGTTGGGAATGCATCTCTAAATGGGTAGCAACGATCATCTGCGGTTTGTTCGCAATTATTACTATTGTATTCTACCTGAACGGTGTAGGAGCGTAA
- a CDS encoding fumarate reductase/succinate dehydrogenase flavoprotein subunit has protein sequence MAEINSKIPQGPLADKWKNYKDHQKLVNPANKRRLDIIVVGTGLAGASAAASLAEMGFNVLNFCIQDSPRRAHSIAAQGGINAAKNYQNDGDSVYRLFYDTIKGGDYRAREANVYRLAEVSNNIIDQCVAQGVPFAREYGGLLDNRSFGGAQVSRTFYARGQTGQQLLLGAYSALSRQIGKGKVKMYTRHEMLDVVLIDGRARGIITRNLITGKIERYAAHAVVVATGGYVNTFFLSTNAMASNGSAAWQCYKKGAYFANPCMVQIHPTCIPVKGDYQSKLTLMSESLRNDGRIWVPKKLEDAKALQAGQKKGKDIPEEDRDYYLERRYPAFGNLVPRDVASRAAKERCDAGYGVNNTGRAVFLDFSEAIQRLGKDVVKQKYGNLFDMYEEITDDNPYETPMMIYPALHYSMGGLWVDYELQTSIPGLFAIGEANFSDHGANRLGASALMQGLADGYFVLPYTIQNYLSDQIQVPRFSTDLPEFDEAEKAIKARIQKLMSIKGKETVDTIHRKLGHIMWEHIGMARDEKGLLEAINMLKDLKKEFWSNVYIPGSGEDQNVELEKALRLADFIEIGTLMAHDALNRAESCGGHFRVEHQTEDGEALRHDDKYMYVACWEYQGEDKDPVMLKEDLNYEFVVPQTRNYKK, from the coding sequence ATGGCTGAAATAAATTCTAAAATCCCTCAAGGCCCGTTGGCTGACAAGTGGAAAAATTATAAAGATCACCAGAAATTGGTGAACCCCGCTAACAAGCGTCGTCTGGACATTATCGTAGTAGGTACAGGTTTGGCCGGTGCTTCTGCAGCAGCTTCTTTAGCAGAAATGGGATTCAACGTATTGAACTTCTGTATCCAAGATTCACCTCGTCGTGCACACTCTATCGCTGCACAGGGTGGTATCAACGCTGCTAAGAATTATCAGAATGATGGTGACTCTGTATATCGTTTGTTCTACGATACGATCAAAGGTGGTGACTACCGTGCCCGTGAAGCAAACGTATATCGTCTGGCCGAAGTATCTAACAACATCATCGACCAGTGTGTAGCCCAGGGTGTTCCTTTCGCCCGTGAATATGGTGGTCTGCTGGATAACCGTTCATTCGGTGGTGCTCAGGTATCCCGTACGTTCTATGCCCGTGGCCAGACGGGACAGCAGCTGTTGTTAGGCGCTTATTCAGCATTGAGCCGTCAGATCGGTAAAGGTAAAGTAAAGATGTATACCCGTCATGAAATGCTCGACGTTGTTTTGATCGACGGTCGTGCCCGCGGTATCATCACCCGTAACCTGATCACCGGTAAGATCGAACGCTATGCTGCTCACGCCGTAGTTGTAGCAACAGGTGGTTATGTAAATACCTTCTTCTTGTCGACCAACGCCATGGCATCCAACGGATCAGCTGCATGGCAGTGCTACAAGAAAGGTGCTTATTTTGCTAACCCTTGTATGGTACAGATTCACCCGACTTGTATCCCGGTAAAAGGTGACTATCAGTCTAAGCTGACATTGATGTCAGAATCTTTGCGTAACGATGGTCGTATCTGGGTTCCGAAGAAACTGGAAGATGCTAAGGCATTGCAGGCCGGACAGAAGAAAGGTAAAGATATTCCGGAAGAAGACCGTGACTACTACTTGGAACGCCGTTACCCGGCATTCGGTAACCTGGTTCCGCGTGACGTGGCTTCACGTGCTGCCAAAGAACGTTGCGACGCAGGTTATGGTGTAAACAACACCGGTCGTGCCGTATTCTTGGACTTCTCGGAAGCTATCCAGCGTTTGGGTAAAGACGTTGTTAAGCAGAAATATGGTAACTTGTTCGATATGTACGAAGAAATTACCGATGATAATCCATACGAAACTCCGATGATGATCTACCCGGCATTGCACTACTCAATGGGTGGTCTGTGGGTAGACTATGAATTGCAGACTTCAATCCCGGGCTTGTTCGCTATCGGTGAAGCCAACTTCTCTGATCACGGTGCCAACCGTCTGGGTGCATCTGCGTTGATGCAAGGTTTGGCTGATGGTTACTTCGTATTGCCGTACACCATCCAGAACTACTTGTCAGACCAGATCCAGGTTCCGCGCTTCAGCACAGACCTGCCTGAGTTCGACGAAGCAGAAAAAGCTATCAAGGCTCGTATCCAGAAACTGATGAGCATCAAGGGTAAAGAAACCGTTGATACCATCCACCGTAAGTTAGGTCACATCATGTGGGAACACATCGGTATGGCCCGCGACGAAAAAGGTCTGTTGGAAGCAATCAACATGCTGAAAGACCTGAAGAAGGAATTCTGGAGCAATGTATATATCCCGGGTTCTGGTGAAGATCAGAATGTTGAACTGGAAAAAGCATTGCGCTTGGCTGATTTCATCGAAATCGGTACATTGATGGCCCATGATGCCTTGAACCGTGCTGAATCTTGTGGTGGTCACTTCCGTGTTGAACACCAGACTGAAGATGGTGAAGCTTTACGTCATGACGATAAGTACATGTATGTAGCTTGCTGGGAATATCAGGGTGAAGACAAAGATCCGGTTATGCTGAAAGAAGATTTGAACTATGAATTCGTAGTTCCGCAAACACGTAATTACAAAAAGTAA
- a CDS encoding four helix bundle protein, producing MGTYKDLSAWQKSLNLAKMVYLSTADFPNEERFGLVNQMRRCAVSIPSNIAEGYGRGSDKELLRFLYVALGSSNELETQLILSFELSFMSEEAFKNVQNLNTEVNKMLSSLIYRRKNGLDKNHRT from the coding sequence ATGGGTACTTACAAAGACTTATCGGCTTGGCAGAAAAGTTTGAATTTGGCGAAAATGGTTTATTTATCAACGGCTGATTTTCCTAATGAAGAACGTTTCGGACTTGTTAATCAGATGAGAAGATGTGCAGTATCCATCCCCTCAAATATAGCAGAGGGCTATGGGCGAGGTTCTGATAAAGAGTTATTGCGTTTTTTATATGTTGCATTAGGCTCTTCTAATGAATTGGAAACGCAATTGATCTTATCTTTTGAACTTTCTTTTATGAGTGAAGAAGCCTTTAAGAATGTTCAGAATCTGAATACAGAAGTGAATAAGATGTTATCATCTTTGATTTACAGACGTAAGAATGGATTGGATAAGAATCATAGAACTTAA
- a CDS encoding succinate dehydrogenase/fumarate reductase iron-sulfur subunit produces the protein MDKDIKVTLKVWRQRGPKEKGQFETYQIDKINQSVSFLEMLDILNERLINEGKEPIVFDHDCREGICGMCSLYVNGHPHGPATGATTCQLYMRRFHDGETITIEPWRSAGFPVIRDLMVDRSAYDKIMQAGGFVSVNTGGVPDANAIAIPKKNADLAMDAAACIGCGACAAACKNGSAMLFVSAKVSQLALLPQGRVEAARRAKAMVAKMDELGFGNCTNTRACEMECPKNISVSNIARLNREFLKAKLKD, from the coding sequence ATGGATAAAGATATAAAAGTAACGCTTAAAGTTTGGCGTCAAAGAGGTCCGAAAGAAAAAGGACAGTTCGAGACTTACCAAATAGATAAGATCAATCAGAGTGTCTCTTTCCTGGAAATGCTGGACATTTTGAATGAGCGTTTGATCAATGAAGGTAAGGAACCGATCGTATTCGACCACGATTGCCGTGAAGGTATCTGCGGTATGTGTTCGCTGTATGTAAATGGTCACCCGCACGGACCGGCAACAGGTGCTACTACCTGCCAGTTGTATATGCGTCGTTTCCACGATGGCGAAACAATCACTATCGAACCATGGCGTTCAGCCGGTTTCCCGGTTATCCGCGACTTGATGGTTGACCGTTCTGCTTATGATAAGATCATGCAGGCTGGTGGTTTCGTTTCAGTAAATACAGGTGGTGTTCCTGATGCTAACGCCATCGCTATTCCGAAGAAGAACGCCGACTTGGCTATGGATGCAGCCGCTTGTATCGGTTGCGGTGCCTGTGCAGCTGCTTGTAAGAATGGTTCAGCCATGTTGTTCGTTTCTGCCAAGGTAAGCCAGCTGGCCCTGTTGCCACAAGGACGCGTTGAAGCAGCTCGCCGTGCGAAAGCCATGGTTGCCAAGATGGACGAACTGGGCTTCGGTAACTGTACAAACACTCGCGCTTGCGAAATGGAATGTCCGAAGAACATCTCTGTCAGCAACATCGCGCGTTTGAACCGTGAATTCTTGAAGGCAAAACTGAAAGACTAA